In Streptomyces sp. NBC_01439, the following are encoded in one genomic region:
- a CDS encoding GNAT family N-acetyltransferase yields the protein MITAATPRPPLYVTDGLPPLVRRARLHDAPALHALSLAFIRSGALRPRSIDHYLAHAGEFLLATGRGRTSVLGCLALSDEGEGAAVLYNFCVARGNQGQGLGAALLRAALADARSRLVREVFTATTSGAAFFRRHGFVPAGPGRAPAAWAGALDPARGSEVLSRRL from the coding sequence GTGATTACTGCCGCCACCCCCCGTCCCCCGCTGTACGTCACGGACGGCCTCCCGCCGCTGGTCCGGCGCGCGCGTCTGCACGACGCTCCCGCCCTGCACGCCCTCTCACTGGCCTTCATCCGCTCCGGCGCCCTGCGGCCCCGCAGCATCGACCACTACCTGGCGCACGCCGGGGAGTTCCTCCTCGCGACCGGTCGCGGTCGCACCTCGGTCCTGGGCTGCCTCGCCCTGAGCGACGAGGGGGAGGGCGCCGCCGTGCTCTACAACTTCTGCGTCGCCCGGGGGAACCAGGGCCAGGGGCTGGGTGCCGCGCTGCTGCGCGCCGCGCTCGCCGACGCCCGGAGCCGCCTCGTGCGGGAGGTCTTCACGGCGACCACGAGTGGTGCAGCCTTCTTCCGGCGGCACGGCTTCGTGCCGGCCGGCCCGGGGCGGGCGCCCGCCGCCTGGGCCGGGGCGCTGGACCCCGCACGCGGCTCGGAGGTGCTCTCCAGGAGGCTGTGA
- a CDS encoding condensation domain-containing protein, with protein MPRTDPPAAGPAGLTAAQAHVLAAQNADPSYAGHNVGQYIELVGPLDTSALDEAVLRTLDEAPWLRSHLMTRSGLPRLDTSAAADPVGAAVDLVRGQLACPPRPELLTAPSGTGLAPDLTGTLLVTVGPEHHLLVQYFHLLAVDGYGVALLSRRIAEVYTALVQGRPPGPTPFAPVSVLTDADRAYTGSAAQAADRRYWTGRYADRPAPASPAGRAAPAQDTARRHTVHLDAADGAAVRAVARSARVTWAEVVLAATAVRVTAQVGAREAVLAVYAAARTAPGTLRVPATAVNVLPVRLPVRGADTFRSLLGTAAGELALLRRHQRLRGEELAREVWPEYGGGRVPGPLVNLRPFETELAFAAIRGRVVSLASGPVDDLSVSAAANPDGRLRLDFDANPALYEEAEPARFARLFTEDLAALCRAPDVPVASLLASPVHP; from the coding sequence GTGCCGCGCACCGATCCCCCGGCTGCCGGGCCGGCCGGACTCACGGCGGCGCAGGCGCACGTCCTGGCGGCGCAGAACGCGGATCCCTCGTACGCCGGCCACAACGTGGGCCAGTACATCGAGCTCGTGGGCCCGCTCGACACGTCGGCGCTCGACGAGGCCGTGCTGCGCACCCTCGACGAGGCCCCCTGGCTCCGCTCGCACCTGATGACCCGGAGCGGCCTGCCGCGCCTGGACACCTCCGCGGCGGCCGACCCGGTGGGTGCCGCCGTCGACCTGGTACGGGGCCAGCTGGCCTGTCCACCCCGGCCCGAGTTGCTCACCGCCCCGTCGGGCACCGGCCTCGCGCCCGACCTCACCGGGACCCTGCTCGTCACGGTCGGCCCCGAACACCACCTGCTGGTGCAGTACTTCCACCTGCTGGCGGTCGACGGGTACGGGGTGGCGCTGCTGAGCCGGCGGATCGCCGAGGTCTACACGGCCCTGGTGCAGGGCCGCCCGCCCGGCCCGACTCCCTTCGCACCGGTCTCCGTACTGACCGACGCGGACCGCGCCTACACCGGCTCGGCGGCGCAGGCCGCGGACCGGCGGTACTGGACGGGGCGGTACGCCGACCGCCCCGCCCCCGCGTCCCCCGCCGGACGGGCGGCACCGGCCCAGGACACCGCGCGGCGCCACACCGTCCACCTCGACGCGGCGGACGGCGCGGCCGTACGGGCCGTCGCCCGTTCCGCGCGCGTCACCTGGGCCGAGGTCGTGCTCGCCGCGACCGCGGTGCGGGTGACCGCGCAGGTCGGCGCGCGCGAGGCGGTCCTCGCCGTGTACGCGGCGGCACGGACCGCCCCGGGGACGCTACGGGTGCCCGCGACGGCCGTGAACGTCCTGCCGGTGCGGCTGCCCGTCCGAGGGGCGGACACCTTCCGGTCACTGCTGGGCACGGCGGCCGGCGAGCTGGCCCTGCTCCGCCGGCACCAGCGGCTGCGCGGCGAGGAACTGGCGCGCGAGGTGTGGCCGGAGTACGGGGGCGGCCGCGTCCCCGGGCCGCTGGTCAACCTGCGGCCGTTCGAGACGGAGCTGGCCTTCGCCGCGATCCGCGGCCGGGTCGTCAGCCTCGCCTCGGGGCCGGTGGACGACCTGTCGGTGTCCGCCGCGGCGAACCCCGACGGGCGGCTGCGCCTGGACTTCGACGCGAACCCGGCACTCTACGAGGAGGCCGAACCGGCCCGGTTCGCCCGTCTGTTCACCGAGGACCTCGCAGCCCTCTGCCGCGCCCCCGACGTACCGGTCGCCTCCCTGTTGGCCTCGCCCGTCCACCCCTGA
- the entS gene encoding enterobactin transporter EntS, translated as MPLRDFVIDIEPLRASGDFRAIFIARVVSLFGLGMATVALSAQVYGLTRSTFNVAVVSMIMSVTVLLGSLWGGVMADRTDRRRLIVCARGAAALAFAGLAVNAMLPDPTLWGIYVCVAWDGLATGVSVTALMAVAPTLVRPDQLPAAGALISLTGEIGSVSAPFLGGLLLALWGPGPVFAFTAVTTAVTTLLISRIRPLPPVKDDEDDEEYGADSGSLLVAFRYAVRNRVVGGLLALGGVMALFNLPVVLFPEMVDRQFHGGEVMLGLLYTAPAVGAVAVSATSGWLTRAARPGRLLIIAAFTGGLSAVGFGLSGNIWVAFALLALGGAAGTVYEILEYALVQHSTPDRLRGRIVSVITTQGTTGGVVGDVEVAALARWFSPGGAAVVNGAICAVAAVAVAIAVPGLRRATLPREEQEEEGGHDGGPGTGTDTGTAGLKPAAPAAPAV; from the coding sequence GTGCCTCTGCGTGACTTCGTCATAGACATCGAACCCCTGCGCGCCAGTGGGGACTTCCGCGCCATCTTCATCGCCCGCGTGGTGTCCTTGTTCGGCCTCGGCATGGCGACGGTGGCCCTGTCCGCCCAGGTGTACGGACTGACACGGTCCACCTTCAACGTCGCCGTCGTCAGCATGATCATGAGCGTCACCGTGCTGCTCGGCTCGCTCTGGGGCGGCGTCATGGCCGACCGGACCGACCGCCGGCGGCTGATCGTGTGCGCCCGCGGCGCCGCCGCCCTCGCCTTCGCCGGCCTCGCCGTGAACGCGATGCTGCCGGACCCGACCCTGTGGGGCATCTACGTGTGCGTCGCCTGGGACGGCCTCGCCACGGGCGTCAGCGTAACGGCCCTGATGGCCGTCGCCCCGACGCTCGTGCGCCCCGACCAACTTCCCGCCGCGGGTGCCCTCATCTCGCTGACCGGTGAGATCGGCTCCGTCAGCGCGCCGTTCCTGGGCGGCCTGCTCCTCGCACTGTGGGGGCCCGGCCCGGTCTTCGCCTTCACGGCCGTCACCACGGCCGTCACCACCCTCCTGATCTCCCGGATCCGGCCCCTGCCCCCGGTCAAGGACGACGAGGACGACGAGGAGTACGGCGCTGACAGCGGATCGCTGCTGGTGGCCTTCAGGTACGCCGTGCGCAACCGCGTCGTCGGCGGCCTGCTCGCCCTCGGCGGCGTGATGGCCCTCTTCAACCTCCCGGTGGTGCTCTTCCCCGAGATGGTCGACCGTCAGTTCCACGGCGGCGAGGTCATGCTCGGGCTCCTCTACACCGCCCCCGCCGTCGGCGCGGTCGCCGTCTCCGCCACGAGCGGCTGGCTGACCCGGGCCGCCCGGCCCGGCCGACTGCTGATCATCGCGGCCTTCACGGGCGGCCTGTCCGCCGTGGGCTTCGGACTCAGCGGCAACATCTGGGTCGCCTTCGCGCTGCTCGCCCTGGGCGGCGCCGCCGGCACGGTGTACGAGATCCTCGAGTACGCGCTCGTCCAGCACAGCACCCCCGACCGGCTGCGCGGCCGCATCGTCAGCGTCATCACCACGCAGGGCACCACCGGAGGCGTCGTCGGCGACGTCGAGGTCGCCGCCCTCGCCCGTTGGTTCAGCCCCGGCGGGGCGGCCGTCGTCAACGGCGCGATCTGCGCCGTGGCCGCCGTCGCCGTGGCGATCGCCGTACCCGGCCTGCGCAGGGCCACCCTTCCCCGCGAGGAGCAGGAGGAGGAGGGCGGTCACGACGGCGGGCCCGGAACCGGCACCGACACCGGAACCGCCGGTCTGAAGCCCGCAGCCCCCGCCGCCCCCGCCGTCTAA
- a CDS encoding phosphopantetheine-binding protein: MSASPPFTLDRLVRDVADVLYTEPADVSLEEDLLDQGLDSIRLMSLVEKWRAEGARISFVDLAERPTLRRWAELLTAAP; the protein is encoded by the coding sequence ATGTCCGCTTCCCCGCCCTTCACGCTCGACCGACTGGTCCGCGACGTCGCCGACGTGCTCTACACGGAGCCCGCCGACGTCTCCCTGGAAGAGGACCTGCTGGACCAGGGACTCGACTCCATCCGCCTGATGTCACTCGTCGAGAAATGGCGGGCCGAAGGCGCCCGCATCAGCTTCGTGGACCTCGCCGAACGGCCGACGCTGCGCCGGTGGGCCGAGTTGCTCACCGCAGCGCCCTGA
- a CDS encoding MbtH family protein, with protein sequence MATNPFEDDDARYFVLVNAENQHSLWPAFAEVPAGWTVVHGEDSREGCAAYTETHWTDMRPASLVARS encoded by the coding sequence ATGGCCACCAACCCGTTCGAGGACGACGACGCCCGCTACTTCGTGCTCGTGAACGCCGAGAACCAGCACTCGCTCTGGCCCGCCTTCGCGGAGGTTCCCGCGGGCTGGACCGTCGTGCACGGCGAGGACAGCCGAGAGGGCTGCGCCGCGTACACGGAGACGCACTGGACCGACATGCGGCCCGCCAGCCTGGTCGCCAGGAGCTGA